ATACAAACCAGGAGAACCCGCTTCCCGCTGAACGATAGAAAGCATTCATCACAGCGGAATCAAATGCCTGAAATTTTTCGCAGTCATGAACCGTGCGCCGCTCTCGACTAAAAACAAGGTAACTTAACCTGACCGGATTCCCTGCCTCCGTATGCGAGCGAAGCGTGATATGGATATGCTCTTTGCCAGCCGAATTGAATAATACAATTGTACAGGCTCTATGCTTGTCACTGATAAGGACTCCGCCGACTATAAGAGGAAAATTTTTCTCTGGATTTTTTGGGTCAGGTTGCAGAATCAAATAATTCCGATCCTGACAATAAGCAGAAGGTACTACGGAAAAGGCCAAAACAGTGAACAGGATGACTAAAAGAAAAGACCGGGTCACAGCATATACTCTCAGCTATTTTAAATGGCAATAATAGACAGCGTTTAACGAACCTTGCGAAATTCTCAATCCATAGCCTCTCATTGGGAGCGGCGCGACCTTTGAAGGTTTGGATGGAGAATTTCGCAAGGTTCGTTAAAAATGCTGTAATAGCCTGACCATAGACATCACTGCAAACAGCTACTTCAGACTCCAATGGCACTGACTTAAGCTCTCACCCCTTGTACTTATTGAGTTGACGAGCTTTAGCCCTAGAGTGCTGGAGCTTTTTAAATGCCTTTGGTCGCCTCTTTACAGCTCTTGGTTCTGATCGTCCCGGTCGGTCTCCAACTTTATGTTCTCCAATGATAACTATCATTTGAGCTTGAACCTGGTTGAGAGTGCAATTTGGACAGAATAACAGTAAAACCCGAGCCCCATTTAGCGTCTGTTTTGCTGCCTTGAAGCTCACATCCCTCGGAACTTGCTCTGTGGCTTTGGCCACTCGCGCCATTAATGCCCGTATCAAATTGTAAACCAGAAAATGAACATAAATTTCTTTACGCACCATCGCTGGAGTCTTACAGCGCAACATCTCCATATTCATAATTGTTTTGATGGATCTGAAGTCCAACTCAATATTCCAGCGTTTGGTGTACAGTGCGCTAAGGGGCGCAGCATTCAATAACTTACCGGGCTGTTGGCTTTTGGCTATTAGCTGCTCATACAGCCAACCGCCAATCGCCAACCGCCAACCGCCAAAAGCCAACAGCGGTATATTATGTTCTGCTGCTTCCCTAATGTCAGAGCGTGGATATGCTTCTGCATCAATCAATGTGGTAACGATGATACGATTCTTCGTTTTAATGGCACGGATAATCAGGTGATCCGGTGTCCACTGATCGTAAAACTCTCTGCTCATCCAGGGTGGTTTTGGAGGACGCTCCAATCTGAATAAAGCATCTTTTTTTCCCAGTTTCATGAAGGATTTTCTGAAGTCGATTTTACGCGCACCATTTTTTTCAAAAACACCGTCAACACCTGCTATAAGCAAAAGTGCCAGGATGAAATACGTCTCGAAAATGGCATCGCCAAGCACAATGTCGTCAGCATTCAAGTTCGGGATCATTTGTATCATCAGAGATTGCTCTCCACTGCCTTTTCCCTCACAAGCTCCCATGGCTGTCTCAATGAGAGCTCCACTTCCCAGCGTGATAAAGGCAAGCATCCTGACAGTAGGGAACCCTACTTCTTTTTTTTGGGATTTTGACTGGGGATAGAGCTGTTGGTTTTCAGTCGTGTCAGGCATATTAGCAGTGGTTCCATCGGCAATAACAACCCGCCGACCGTGCCACAACCATGATTCCGGGCTTTCTTCATCCAGTCGTTTTCCTGAAATCTGAAACAATGACTTTACCTGATCTTCCGGCAACCGTTTACGTGCTTTGCAGTAGGCGTCATTCTTGGTTTTGTCGGACACTTCGTCATTTGCTGCTTGTTCAAGTGACTCCTGTACAAGAACCTTTCTGCAGGACTTGTCTTCATTGGACACCTGACGCATAAAAAGAGTAAGGGTTTTCAGGGCTGGATAATCTCTAACTCTGGAGGTCGATTTTTTCTCAAAGGCATTCAGGATCTCTGTGGAGAGTAGAGAAGCCAAGGCGTCTTCAGATGTTTGTGCAAACTGCTTCAGACATTGGTCAGCGAGTTTTAGATATTCTGGGCTAGACTTGTTCATGGCTTGCTCGAGGGCTCTGTTAACTTCATCTATTTATAGATGATTTGTTCTTGGGCAAGCCTTTCATGCCAAGGGATTAAGTCTTAAGTCAGTGCCATTGACTTCAGACTCTATTTCACTCAAATATGATCAAGTTCCTTAGAAGAAGGCGGTTCGTATTCAGAACCCGGGATCGTTACGTTACCCGTCCGAAAAGCTCCCCACACTTTGAAAATTAATTTTTCTGAGGATAAAAGTTATTTTTGCTGGTACTTGAACTAACTTAAGGTCTGGCTACTGGCTACTGGCTACTGGCTACTGGCTACTGAAGGAATGATTCAATGAAGCTTATTTATACTCATATTTTTTTATCGTTACTGCTTATTTTGTGTGTCCCTTTGGTCAGGGCTGCCAACTATAAAAAAATTGTCATCGCAATAAATGGAACGCCATTATTAAATATTAATAAGGACCCTAACCCTCCGCCTGACACGACACGATTCCAAGTGAGTGCAATTCCACTTACATCCGGACGCTATCAATTGAACCCTCCAGAGCCACCAAACCAGTCAATATTACAGGCCTGGTTACCATCAATCTTTTCACCACACCAGGTCATAGAACGAGCGCGATACTGGTTAGAGGCTATAAGTCACAGGGCTTGCGGAGTGATCGCTATCACTGATCCATTGTCAGGTCTGGTTAACGCTCATCATCGATTACAAAGCAATGTCTTTGATGTCACCATCAATAACAATACCCCCTATCAGGGAACATTGAGCATGCCTTCACCCCCCCATGCAACTGCAACCATAGGACTTAACGACACTGGGGTAGCCGGGTGGGATCCTTATTTTAATGGCGCGTCTTCACCAGAAAACCTTCTTTTACGTTATTTTTTTCAGCGATTCTTCTTTTCAGAACTGCTTAGTTTTTTGCGTGATTTCCATCGTTCCAGCCCCGAAAACCCCCGAACGTTTTCGTTTGGCTGGAACAACCCTGTCGAGTCAAATCTCAATATCCAGGTCACAGGGTCGGAAGAGATTCTTACTGTGGATGCTCACGGGCGTGTTAATGAAGGCTCGTTAACTAACTCAATCCTTGAAAACCAAAATCTTCCCTTTGAACCTGCTTTGCTTAATCAGGCTGCTGACATGCTTTTCATGAGAAATCCCCATAATCAACGACTTCCTGCACCGGGAGAAGCTGGAGCAAGCAATAATTGAATCCTCATTTAGCAGGTTCCCGTCCAAAAACTAAACGAATCTACAGGCAGAAAGTTCAAGGGGCAAAAGTCGGAGCCCAGCTGCCTGTTTGCAGCTATTTAACCTGGTACAAAAGGACCTGTCATATTCACAATGAATGGGTGAAGCCTGAAGCACGACGTTGCTGCCACCACGAAAGCGATAACAGCTATGAAGGTGAGAACAAGGTACATTGCGTGATCCTTGATACGCAGAGTTAATCATCATCTGTTGGTTCGAAGAGCCCGTGGAAATATCGTTCAGTGGCTTCGGGGGAAATTTTTTCAGCAGGTAAAGGGTAGCGTTTAATGAGCATTGAGCACTAAACTGGTTGTGTACATAAAACAGACATACTCGTATAAAAAAGGAACAGAACCTATGCCCCGCCCTCTCTACCCGGTAACCCTGATCAATCGACACAAACTCAGTAACAACACCATTCAGCTGGACTTTCAGGTTGAAGGCGAGTTTGATTTTACTGCCGGGCAGTTTGTGCAGTTTATGATTGATCAGGATGGCAAGACACAGAAACGCAGCTACAGCATTGCTAACTCGCCAGAGTCTTTCCACAAAGAGGGACATCTTGAAATTGCTGTCAGTCTTGTCGAGGGGGGCATGGCGTCAAACCTGTTCAGTCAGGCTGACCTGGGTTTACAACTGCAAATGGCAGGTCCATTCGGTATTCTCACAGCCCCCGCAGAGCTTTCCGGGCAAATCGTACTAACCGGCACCGGAACCGGACTGTCACCTTACCGGGCGATGCTGCCAACCCTGACTTCAATGGCAGAGCGCGGAATACCCGTCACGGTCATTATGGGTGTAAGACACCGTACTGACCTGATCTATGAGCAGGCGTTCAGACAGGCCGCAGAGCAACACTCAAACTTCAGTTATCAGGTCTGCATGAGCCGGGAAACGGAAGTCGATAGCAGCATCAATGAGTTCAGGGGTTATGTTCAACAGCGCTTTGAAC
Above is a genomic segment from Endozoicomonas euniceicola containing:
- a CDS encoding IS4 family transposase gives rise to the protein MNKSSPEYLKLADQCLKQFAQTSEDALASLLSTEILNAFEKKSTSRVRDYPALKTLTLFMRQVSNEDKSCRKVLVQESLEQAANDEVSDKTKNDAYCKARKRLPEDQVKSLFQISGKRLDEESPESWLWHGRRVVIADGTTANMPDTTENQQLYPQSKSQKKEVGFPTVRMLAFITLGSGALIETAMGACEGKGSGEQSLMIQMIPNLNADDIVLGDAIFETYFILALLLIAGVDGVFEKNGARKIDFRKSFMKLGKKDALFRLERPPKPPWMSREFYDQWTPDHLIIRAIKTKNRIIVTTLIDAEAYPRSDIREAAEHNIPLLAFGGWRLAIGGWLYEQLIAKSQQPGKLLNAAPLSALYTKRWNIELDFRSIKTIMNMEMLRCKTPAMVRKEIYVHFLVYNLIRALMARVAKATEQVPRDVSFKAAKQTLNGARVLLLFCPNCTLNQVQAQMIVIIGEHKVGDRPGRSEPRAVKRRPKAFKKLQHSRAKARQLNKYKG
- a CDS encoding FAD-binding oxidoreductase, whose protein sequence is MPRPLYPVTLINRHKLSNNTIQLDFQVEGEFDFTAGQFVQFMIDQDGKTQKRSYSIANSPESFHKEGHLEIAVSLVEGGMASNLFSQADLGLQLQMAGPFGILTAPAELSGQIVLTGTGTGLSPYRAMLPTLTSMAERGIPVTVIMGVRHRTDLIYEQAFRQAAEQHSNFSYQVCMSRETEVDSSINEFRGYVQQRFEHLNLDTDSDLVYLCGNPNMIDDAAKVLLDMGFGSRQVKREKYVYSGH